In Crinalium epipsammum PCC 9333, the genomic window AAAAATATAATAATGTGAAGTTCAAAGCTATACTTATTCTAAATGTTATAACTTAATCGCCTAACAGTTTAATAATCGTTGCCATTGGTAAATAAAGTCGATGTGGCTGCTGAGGAAAGGGAATAAATTGATGATATTCGTAAAACTGCTGTGCTTGCTCATTTTTGGCATCAACAATCACAGCCATCGAAGCTATTTCGCTGTTTTTGCTGCGTTGTAAAGCATCAAATAAAAGAAATGTTCCTAATCCTTTTTTTTGATACTTTTCATCAATTGCTAATCGTCCTAGTAATGTTGCGGGAATTAGAGGATATTTGGGGATTTTGCTGGTTAAAGTTAATGGTAATTCTGCTAACTGAATCGCTGTGGCTGCGAGGGTATAATATCCTGCGATTTCGTTTGAGTCCAAGTTAGATAAAACAAATACTGCTGTTAAAAAGCGGCGTAAATCTTGCCGTGCTTGCTTTTTTAAATAAGAGTCAAGCGCCTCAATTCCACAATGAAAGTTTGTGCGGTTGTGCTGCTGTGATAGAGGTTCAATGATGTA contains:
- a CDS encoding GNAT family N-acetyltransferase, which codes for MSVPDFNYIIEPLSQQHNRTNFHCGIEALDSYLKKQARQDLRRFLTAVFVLSNLDSNEIAGYYTLAATAIQLAELPLTLTSKIPKYPLIPATLLGRLAIDEKYQKKGLGTFLLFDALQRSKNSEIASMAVIVDAKNEQAQQFYEYHQFIPFPQQPHRLYLPMATIIKLLGD